One window of Flavobacteriales bacterium genomic DNA carries:
- a CDS encoding DMT family transporter: MHEETKPDTTKWLLLGILSLIWGSSFILMKRGLYQDGLPALSPMQLASARLFIAWLVLSPLLFKHAHLFRKHWKPLLGTALLGNGIPAFLFAIAQTSINSSLSGMLNSLTPLFTLLVGIALFSIRIRAINAVGILLGLAGAVGTIAYRHGDGLPSWTVHAVLPVIGALCYGFSGNIIKHWLYMLPAAATSVLAISIVGPMGLIGVLATGLPHTLATVPNAWTALGFTAILATFSTGISLILWNALIKRTSAVWASSVTYFMPIVAIGWGVFDGEILMPMQFLMIAVILVGVYLVNLGTRK; encoded by the coding sequence ATGCACGAAGAGACCAAGCCCGACACCACGAAATGGCTGCTCTTGGGCATCCTCTCGCTGATCTGGGGCAGCTCCTTCATTTTGATGAAGCGCGGCCTGTACCAGGACGGCCTTCCTGCGCTCTCACCGATGCAGCTTGCCAGCGCCCGGCTCTTCATCGCCTGGCTCGTGCTCAGCCCTTTATTATTCAAGCACGCACACCTCTTTCGCAAGCACTGGAAGCCGCTGCTGGGTACGGCCCTGCTAGGGAACGGCATCCCCGCGTTCCTGTTCGCCATCGCGCAGACCAGCATCAACAGCTCGCTTTCGGGCATGCTGAACAGCCTCACGCCGCTCTTCACCTTGCTGGTCGGCATCGCGCTTTTCAGCATCCGCATACGGGCCATCAACGCGGTGGGCATCCTGCTCGGCCTTGCGGGCGCCGTGGGCACCATTGCCTACCGCCATGGCGACGGCCTTCCGTCGTGGACCGTCCACGCCGTGCTTCCAGTTATCGGTGCGCTGTGCTATGGTTTCAGTGGCAACATCATCAAGCACTGGCTGTACATGTTGCCTGCTGCGGCCACGTCGGTATTGGCCATCAGCATCGTAGGGCCGATGGGCCTTATCGGCGTGTTGGCAACAGGGCTCCCGCACACCTTGGCCACTGTGCCGAACGCCTGGACCGCTTTGGGCTTTACAGCGATACTGGCAACCTTCAGTACAGGCATCTCGCTCATCCTCTGGAACGCGCTCATCAAGCGCACCTCTGCCGTGTGGGCCTCCTCGGTCACCTATTTCATGCCCATCGTGGCCATCGGCTGGGGCGTCTTCGACGGCGAGATCCTGATGCCCATGCAATTCCTGATGATCGCGGTGATCCTCGTAGGCGTGTACTTGGTGAACCTTGGAACGCGGAAGTGA
- a CDS encoding glycosyltransferase family 2 protein has product MFKGKKVIVVLPAYKAQHTLKQTYDEIPFDIVDEVVLVDDNSPDATVAEAKRLGIKHIVVHEKNTGYGGNQKSCYDKALELGGDIVVMLHPDYQYTPMLIHSMVSIIGNGVYPVVFGSRILGGGALKGGMPMYKYIANRLLTLTQNILMGEKLSEYHTGYRAYSVDVLRKCEYHRCSDDFVFDNQMIGQIFWNRFDIAEVTCPTKYFDEASSINFSRSMKYGFGVLNVSWRYFLARTGLMGWKLLGKR; this is encoded by the coding sequence ATGTTCAAAGGCAAAAAAGTCATTGTGGTGCTTCCCGCCTACAAGGCCCAGCACACCTTGAAGCAGACCTACGACGAGATCCCCTTCGACATCGTGGACGAAGTGGTGCTCGTGGACGACAACAGCCCGGATGCCACTGTGGCGGAGGCCAAGCGCCTTGGCATCAAGCACATCGTGGTACACGAGAAGAACACGGGCTACGGCGGCAATCAGAAGAGCTGCTACGACAAGGCTTTGGAACTGGGCGGCGACATCGTGGTGATGCTGCACCCGGATTACCAGTACACACCGATGCTGATCCACAGCATGGTGTCCATCATCGGCAACGGCGTTTATCCCGTGGTCTTCGGCTCGCGCATCCTTGGTGGTGGCGCATTGAAGGGCGGCATGCCCATGTACAAGTACATCGCCAACCGGCTGCTGACCCTCACGCAGAACATCCTGATGGGCGAAAAGCTCAGCGAGTACCACACCGGCTATCGCGCCTATTCCGTGGACGTGCTGCGGAAATGCGAGTACCACCGCTGCTCGGACGATTTCGTCTTTGACAACCAGATGATCGGCCAGATCTTCTGGAACCGGTTCGACATCGCCGAGGTCACCTGCCCCACCAAATACTTCGACGAGGCCAGCTCCATCAACTTCAGCCGCAGCATGAAGTATGGCTTTGGTGTGCTCAACGTGTCTTGGCGTTACTTCTTGGCGCGTACGGGGCTTATGGGGTGGAAGCTGCTCGGAAAGCGGTGA
- a CDS encoding glycosyltransferase family 39 protein, which yields MRSLSKLQVQLLIALVAALLFIPGLGAVHLFDWDEINFAEIAREMLATHNWLQPQIGYVPFYEKPPLFMWMQAVSMSAFGVNEFAARFPDAICGIVTLLVLFRIGDRMRGRLFGLLWVLAYVGSILPHLYFRSGIIDPWFNLFIFLGFLAFIRMSDTPASADVSNREKNIASVLAGVWLGLAVLTKGPVGILIPALCALVYWVMNRFKLYVSIPRVLLMFAMLLIVPGLWFGADLLHNGPTFITAFFWRQVAMLSSEDAGHGGFFGYHFVILLIGCFPASVFALQEMLKSAKRSENGRQAPDNRQLPMNIGTTDNYRKWMLILFWVVLILFTIVKTKIVHYSSLCYFPLTFLAALQLERLWNGGKATQWSRLLMGAIGTLFAVVTLVLPYLGMHPELIAPLLKNDAFAQGNLMANVHWTGWEALAGVWMVVILYLGHRFFSKAQYRSGIVTVFGGTALFVTITLYYFINRIEGYSQRAAVEFFQQRQGEKCYVLTKNYKSYAQWFYSDMPPITDPRAYDEEWLLHGAVDRPVYVVCKVTSAEEVAAIPGLKEIGRKNGFVFWKREVQ from the coding sequence ATGCGCAGTCTATCCAAGCTACAGGTCCAGCTGCTGATCGCGCTCGTTGCCGCGCTGCTCTTCATCCCCGGCCTCGGTGCCGTACACCTGTTTGATTGGGACGAGATCAACTTCGCGGAGATCGCCCGCGAGATGCTCGCCACGCACAACTGGCTGCAGCCGCAGATCGGCTACGTGCCCTTCTATGAAAAGCCGCCGCTCTTCATGTGGATGCAGGCCGTCAGCATGTCCGCCTTCGGCGTGAATGAATTCGCCGCGCGCTTCCCGGATGCCATCTGCGGCATCGTCACCTTGCTCGTCCTCTTCCGCATCGGCGATCGCATGCGCGGACGGCTCTTTGGCCTGCTGTGGGTGCTGGCCTACGTCGGCTCCATCCTGCCGCACCTCTACTTCCGCAGCGGCATCATCGACCCGTGGTTCAACCTCTTCATCTTCCTCGGCTTCCTGGCATTCATTCGCATGAGCGATACCCCCGCCAGCGCGGATGTATCTAACCGGGAGAAGAACATCGCCTCGGTGCTAGCGGGCGTTTGGCTTGGACTGGCGGTGCTCACCAAAGGCCCGGTAGGTATCCTGATCCCCGCCCTGTGCGCGCTGGTGTATTGGGTGATGAACCGCTTCAAACTCTACGTCTCCATCCCGCGGGTCCTACTGATGTTCGCCATGCTGCTCATCGTCCCCGGCCTCTGGTTCGGCGCGGACTTGCTCCACAACGGACCGACTTTCATCACTGCCTTCTTCTGGCGCCAAGTGGCCATGCTCTCCTCCGAAGACGCCGGTCACGGAGGCTTCTTCGGCTATCACTTCGTCATCCTGCTCATCGGCTGCTTCCCAGCATCGGTCTTCGCATTGCAGGAAATGCTTAAGTCGGCTAAAAGGTCGGAGAACGGTCGGCAGGCGCCTGACAACCGACAACTCCCGATGAATATCGGGACAACTGACAACTACAGAAAGTGGATGCTTATCCTCTTCTGGGTAGTCCTCATCCTCTTCACAATAGTCAAAACCAAGATCGTCCACTACAGCAGCCTCTGCTATTTCCCGCTCACCTTCCTCGCCGCGCTGCAATTGGAACGCCTGTGGAACGGCGGAAAAGCCACGCAATGGTCACGGCTGCTGATGGGCGCCATCGGAACGCTCTTCGCGGTGGTGACACTTGTGCTGCCTTACCTCGGCATGCATCCGGAGCTCATCGCGCCCTTGCTGAAGAACGATGCATTCGCCCAAGGGAACCTGATGGCGAACGTCCACTGGACCGGCTGGGAAGCGCTGGCGGGCGTGTGGATGGTGGTGATCCTCTACCTCGGCCACCGCTTCTTCTCCAAGGCGCAATACCGTAGCGGCATCGTGACGGTCTTCGGCGGCACGGCGCTCTTCGTCACCATCACGCTGTACTACTTCATCAACCGCATCGAAGGCTACTCCCAGCGCGCGGCGGTGGAGTTCTTCCAGCAGCGACAAGGCGAGAAATGCTACGTGCTCACCAAAAACTACAAGAGCTACGCCCAATGGTTCTACAGCGACATGCCGCCCATCACCGACCCACGGGCGTACGACGAGGAATGGCTCCTGCACGGCGCTGTGGACAGGCCGGTGTACGTGGTGTGCAAGGTGACCAGCGCGGAGGAAGTGGCCGCAATACCGGGGTTGAAGGAGATCGGAAGGAAGAACGGCTTTGTGTTTTGGAAGCGGGAGGTTCAATAG
- a CDS encoding aminotransferase class I/II-fold pyridoxal phosphate-dependent enzyme — protein MKPDDLSYILNHLGEDREAGYNAVVPPIAQSGNFTYPTVEALRNAMRNEFDVPLYTRGVNPTVAIVRKKLAALEHAEDALLFSSGSAAIAAGVMSFVKAGDHIVCVKKPYSWTTKLLSELLVRFNVSTTYVDGTDAENFRKAITPETRLFILESPNSIIFELQDLSAVAAIAKAHGILTLCDNSYNSPLFQNPIDLGIDLVAHSGTKYLNGHSDVVCGVLAGSKEHIRQVMAKEFMTLGAAPSPHDAWLLMRGLRTLELRVHRSADSAERVANFLEAHPKVSKVNWPFLKSFPQEPLARKQMKRCAGLMSIRVKAADIAGVERFCNGLQRFLLAVSWGGYESLQFPTAAVIGPGMPQGELPWDLVRIYVGLEDPEALIADLEQALALV, from the coding sequence TTGAAACCCGACGACCTCTCCTACATCCTCAACCACCTCGGCGAAGACCGCGAGGCTGGTTACAACGCCGTGGTGCCACCGATCGCGCAGAGCGGCAACTTCACCTATCCCACGGTGGAGGCCCTGCGCAACGCCATGCGCAACGAGTTCGACGTGCCGCTGTACACGCGGGGCGTGAACCCCACGGTCGCCATCGTGCGGAAGAAGCTGGCAGCGCTGGAACACGCCGAGGATGCCTTGCTCTTCAGTAGCGGCAGCGCGGCCATAGCGGCGGGCGTGATGAGCTTCGTGAAGGCGGGCGACCACATCGTCTGCGTGAAAAAGCCCTACAGCTGGACCACCAAGCTGCTGTCCGAACTGCTGGTGCGCTTCAACGTCAGCACCACCTACGTGGACGGCACCGATGCGGAGAACTTCCGCAAGGCGATCACGCCGGAAACGCGGCTCTTCATCCTGGAAAGCCCGAACTCTATCATCTTCGAATTGCAAGACCTGAGTGCCGTGGCGGCGATCGCGAAGGCGCACGGCATCCTCACGCTTTGCGACAACAGCTACAACAGTCCGCTTTTTCAGAATCCGATCGATCTCGGCATCGACCTCGTGGCGCATTCCGGAACGAAGTACCTCAACGGTCACAGCGACGTGGTCTGCGGCGTGCTGGCCGGAAGCAAGGAACACATCCGCCAAGTGATGGCCAAGGAATTCATGACGCTCGGCGCGGCGCCTTCACCGCACGATGCATGGCTGCTGATGCGCGGCCTGCGCACCTTGGAACTGCGCGTCCATCGCAGCGCCGACAGCGCCGAACGCGTAGCGAACTTCCTAGAAGCGCATCCAAAGGTCTCGAAGGTGAACTGGCCTTTCTTGAAGAGCTTTCCACAGGAGCCGCTGGCGAGGAAACAAATGAAGCGCTGCGCCGGCCTGATGAGCATCCGCGTGAAGGCCGCCGACATCGCCGGTGTAGAGCGCTTCTGCAACGGATTGCAACGCTTCCTGCTGGCGGTGAGCTGGGGCGGCTACGAATCGCTGCAATTCCCCACGGCAGCAGTGATCGGCCCAGGCATGCCGCAGGGTGAACTGCCTTGGGACCTGGTGCGGATCTATGTTGGGCTGGAGGATCCGGAGGCGTTGATCGCGGATCTGGAGCAGGCCTTGGCGTTGGTGTAA
- a CDS encoding amino acid permease: MSNQLFRKKSVERIMRDHAQREADGHQGMKRTLTVRDLTLMGVAAVIGAGIFSTVGAAAYEGGPGVVFLFIITAAVCGLTALCYAEFAGRVPVSGSAYTYSYVSFGEVVAWIIGWALILEYAIGNVVVAISWSSYFTNILAGFGLHLPTWLTTDPMGAEEAFKHALATGQATEALAWTTAPMVGGMHVIMNIPAALITVLVTALVYIGIHESKKAANLMVIVKLVILAAVALIGLWYIKGANYVPFLPNGMGGVLKGVSAVFFAYIGFDAISTTAEECKDPQRDLPRSMMYSLIICTVIYCITALVLTGMVPSAEFKGVMDPLAFVFNRINLPGVGFAVSVGAVLAATSVLLVFQLGQPRIWMSMSRDGLLPPRFGHLHRKFGTPAFATVITGLVVGIPALFAPSDIITDLTSIGTLFAFTLVCGGVLVLPRLSRLDAQGRKRFQIPYINGRFLVPLLVLAYFVLDRERLLHAVSTMHLDRQAVLLTAFAVFALGTAVQSFRRRYSLIPCIGMLSCAYLMIEIPAKSWVVFFGWMAAGLAVYFLYSRRHSKLRGE; this comes from the coding sequence ATGTCGAATCAGCTCTTCCGCAAAAAGTCCGTGGAACGCATCATGCGTGACCATGCCCAGCGGGAGGCGGACGGCCATCAGGGCATGAAACGCACGCTCACGGTGCGCGACCTGACGTTGATGGGTGTTGCGGCAGTGATCGGTGCGGGGATCTTCAGTACGGTGGGTGCGGCGGCATACGAAGGCGGCCCCGGTGTGGTCTTCCTCTTCATCATCACGGCGGCGGTCTGCGGCCTCACGGCCTTGTGCTATGCGGAGTTCGCGGGCCGGGTGCCCGTGAGCGGCAGCGCGTATACCTATAGTTACGTCAGCTTCGGGGAGGTGGTGGCGTGGATCATCGGCTGGGCGCTGATCTTGGAATACGCGATCGGCAACGTCGTTGTGGCGATCTCGTGGAGCAGCTACTTCACGAACATCCTGGCGGGCTTCGGGCTGCATCTTCCCACCTGGCTCACCACGGATCCGATGGGTGCCGAGGAGGCCTTCAAACATGCGCTCGCTACCGGGCAGGCCACGGAAGCGCTGGCATGGACCACCGCACCGATGGTCGGCGGCATGCATGTGATCATGAACATACCAGCGGCGTTGATCACCGTGTTGGTGACAGCCTTGGTCTACATCGGCATCCACGAAAGCAAAAAGGCCGCGAACCTGATGGTGATCGTGAAGCTTGTCATCCTGGCCGCGGTGGCGCTGATCGGGCTCTGGTACATCAAGGGCGCGAACTATGTGCCTTTCCTGCCCAACGGCATGGGCGGCGTGCTGAAGGGCGTCAGCGCGGTGTTCTTCGCCTACATCGGTTTCGATGCGATCAGCACCACGGCGGAAGAGTGCAAGGACCCGCAACGCGACCTGCCGCGCAGCATGATGTATTCACTGATCATCTGCACGGTGATCTACTGCATCACCGCGTTGGTGCTCACCGGCATGGTGCCTTCTGCAGAATTCAAAGGCGTGATGGACCCGCTGGCCTTTGTCTTCAACAGGATCAACCTTCCCGGAGTCGGGTTCGCTGTAAGCGTCGGCGCGGTACTGGCCGCCACAAGTGTGTTATTGGTGTTCCAGCTGGGGCAGCCGCGCATCTGGATGAGCATGAGCCGCGACGGACTTTTACCGCCGCGCTTCGGGCACCTGCACCGCAAATTCGGAACACCTGCCTTCGCCACCGTGATCACCGGACTGGTGGTGGGCATCCCGGCACTCTTCGCACCGAGCGACATCATCACGGACCTTACTTCCATCGGCACCTTGTTCGCCTTCACGCTGGTGTGCGGCGGCGTGCTGGTACTGCCGCGCCTTAGCCGCTTGGACGCCCAAGGCCGCAAGCGCTTCCAGATCCCCTACATCAACGGCCGCTTCCTGGTGCCGCTGCTGGTGCTGGCCTACTTCGTGCTCGATCGGGAACGCCTTCTCCACGCGGTGAGCACCATGCACTTGGACCGCCAGGCCGTGCTGCTGACAGCCTTCGCGGTGTTCGCGCTGGGCACGGCGGTACAGTCGTTCCGCAGGCGCTATTCGCTGATCCCGTGCATCGGCATGCTGAGCTGCGCCTACCTGATGATCGAGATCCCCGCGAAAAGCTGGGTGGTCTTCTTCGGCTGGATGGCCGCGGGTTTGGCTGTCTACTTCCTGTACAGCAGGAGGCATAGTAAGCTGAGGGGGGAATAG
- a CDS encoding BatA domain-containing protein, translating into MAFLFPSFLWALTALAIPVIIHLFQLRRFKRIDFPNVRFLQEVTQQTRSRKKVRHWLVLLARMLALACLVLAFAQPYKKSTSGAVKAGQRAVSLYLDDSWSMDGQNSGGRLLDQARTGAQDAVMAYSPTDRFQVITNRFEGRQQMLMGRDEALAAAGQVEVGPYARPLSQVMERQHEALSRSDAPAKLAFLFTDLQRVTTDVDQWTNDSTVKTVIVPLEAANADNLAIDSVWFENPVRRLGQTEALHVRVQNYGKQELRNVPLKLTIDGRQRAMATFGIGADTKVDTVLSFTNDATGFHRGLVSIDDRPITFDNDFHIAYRTAEKLHVLLVSGGNAASDKDIAAVFAGDSVHAFSTQPYRQIDLASLAQQDLVVLNALPDIPSGLASALEEFVAGGGSLALFPTADADPASYRTTLARFGAGFGAKDTTTVKVERIDLRSPFFRDVFSSMPANVDLPLVRTRFAITPAPSADVFLRLQTGAAFLSSTPLEKGRVYLCAAPLDASGGTFNRHALFVTSMLRMAELARPMGALYHIIGDEAAIPLEGVDLQGEAAPHLKGPGGIDIIPEVRRTVGGVSLVLHDEDLSPGPYAVTANDDTVAILALDLSRNEGDLNAFTPDQLKEQLAQRGITTITVLEQTGKELAASLKDLDQGTKLWKWFILAALLFLILEIFLIRTIR; encoded by the coding sequence ATGGCCTTCCTCTTCCCCTCTTTTCTCTGGGCGCTCACAGCGTTGGCCATCCCGGTGATCATCCACCTCTTCCAGCTTCGGCGGTTCAAGCGGATCGATTTTCCCAACGTACGCTTCCTCCAAGAGGTGACGCAGCAGACGCGTTCCCGCAAGAAGGTACGGCACTGGTTAGTGCTGCTGGCGCGGATGTTGGCGTTGGCCTGCCTCGTGCTGGCCTTCGCGCAGCCCTACAAAAAGTCCACCAGCGGGGCGGTGAAGGCCGGGCAACGGGCAGTGAGCCTGTACCTCGATGATAGCTGGAGCATGGACGGGCAGAACAGCGGTGGAAGGCTGCTGGATCAGGCCCGCACAGGTGCGCAGGACGCGGTGATGGCCTACAGCCCCACGGACCGTTTCCAGGTGATCACCAACCGTTTCGAGGGCCGCCAACAGATGCTGATGGGCCGCGATGAAGCGCTGGCCGCGGCCGGACAGGTGGAGGTGGGGCCTTACGCCCGTCCTCTTTCGCAGGTGATGGAGCGCCAGCACGAGGCCCTTTCGCGCAGCGATGCCCCGGCGAAGTTGGCTTTCCTTTTCACCGACCTGCAGCGCGTGACCACGGACGTGGACCAATGGACGAACGACAGCACGGTGAAGACGGTGATCGTGCCGCTGGAAGCTGCCAACGCGGACAACCTCGCCATCGATTCGGTGTGGTTCGAGAACCCTGTGCGCCGCCTCGGGCAGACCGAGGCGCTGCATGTGCGCGTGCAGAACTATGGCAAGCAGGAACTGCGCAACGTACCGCTGAAACTCACCATCGACGGGCGTCAGCGGGCCATGGCCACCTTCGGCATCGGGGCGGACACCAAGGTGGATACCGTGCTGAGCTTCACCAACGACGCCACGGGCTTCCATCGCGGACTGGTTTCCATCGACGACCGGCCGATCACCTTCGACAACGACTTCCACATCGCCTACCGTACGGCGGAAAAGCTGCACGTCCTCTTGGTGAGCGGTGGCAATGCGGCCAGCGACAAGGACATCGCAGCGGTGTTCGCCGGTGACAGCGTCCATGCCTTCAGCACGCAGCCGTACCGGCAGATCGACCTTGCCTCGCTGGCCCAGCAGGACCTCGTAGTACTGAACGCACTGCCGGACATCCCCAGCGGACTGGCCAGTGCGTTGGAGGAATTCGTTGCCGGTGGTGGAAGCTTGGCGCTTTTCCCCACTGCCGATGCTGATCCCGCTTCGTATCGCACCACTTTGGCGCGCTTCGGTGCGGGCTTCGGCGCGAAGGACACCACTACGGTGAAGGTGGAACGCATCGACCTGCGCTCGCCCTTCTTCCGGGACGTCTTCAGCAGCATGCCCGCCAACGTGGACCTACCGCTGGTGCGCACACGCTTCGCGATCACCCCTGCGCCTTCCGCGGATGTTTTCCTGCGGCTGCAGACCGGCGCGGCCTTCCTCAGTTCCACGCCTCTGGAGAAAGGTCGCGTCTACCTCTGCGCCGCGCCACTGGACGCTTCCGGCGGCACTTTCAACCGTCACGCGCTGTTCGTCACCTCCATGTTGCGCATGGCGGAACTGGCCCGTCCGATGGGTGCGCTCTACCACATCATCGGTGATGAGGCTGCGATACCCTTGGAAGGTGTGGACCTGCAAGGTGAGGCGGCACCGCATCTGAAAGGCCCCGGCGGCATCGATATCATCCCCGAAGTGAGGCGCACCGTGGGCGGCGTTTCGTTGGTGCTGCACGATGAGGACCTCAGTCCAGGCCCGTATGCGGTGACGGCCAACGACGACACCGTGGCGATACTCGCGCTCGACCTGTCGCGCAACGAGGGCGACCTCAACGCCTTCACGCCGGACCAACTGAAAGAGCAACTGGCACAGCGCGGCATCACCACCATCACCGTGCTGGAGCAGACCGGCAAGGAGCTGGCCGCGAGCCTGAAGGACCTGGACCAAGGCACCAAGCTGTGGAAATGGTTCATCTTGGCGGCTCTATTATTTTTGATCCTGGAGATCTTCTTGATCCGCACCATCCGATGA
- a CDS encoding dihydroorotase: MKDVLLRQVKVLDPGGPLHDTVTDLQIVDGRITKAGAKLPKGQGEVVEIEGLHVSPGWVDLRAHFRDPGEEYKEGLTNGLDAAAAGGFTAVAVLPNTAPPVDQRATVEYLLRKGQDHAVRVLPLGALTKGLKGEQLAELYDMHQAGAVAFTDDVSPARNTRLMLLALQYVKNFDGRVMAFAQDAHLSAQGQMHEGVMSTRLGMRGIPAMAGSIQLARDLELLEYTGSRLHVDVVSTAEEVELIRRAKAKKLNVTASVAAHHLLLDDGCLRGFDTNYKVMPPLRDPAHIEALREGVKDGTIDSIVSDHRPEDTEHKKVEFAQAAFGMIGLETAYSVANTALKSRMTARRIVERFCQGPRAALGLSVPHLVEGEMAEITLFAPEHQWMFSDKDIVSRSRNTPFIGHRFTGKALGVVANGQVKLNTI, translated from the coding sequence ATGAAAGATGTTCTGCTCCGCCAAGTGAAGGTGCTGGACCCCGGCGGTCCGCTCCACGACACCGTCACCGACCTGCAGATCGTCGATGGCCGGATCACAAAAGCCGGAGCCAAGCTGCCCAAGGGACAAGGGGAGGTGGTGGAGATCGAAGGGCTGCATGTCTCACCGGGCTGGGTGGACCTCCGCGCACACTTCCGCGATCCCGGCGAGGAATACAAGGAAGGCCTCACCAACGGCTTGGACGCTGCGGCCGCCGGTGGTTTCACCGCAGTGGCCGTATTGCCGAACACTGCACCGCCCGTGGATCAGCGGGCCACCGTGGAATACCTGCTGCGGAAAGGGCAGGATCACGCCGTGCGCGTGCTGCCGTTGGGCGCGCTCACGAAAGGGCTGAAAGGCGAGCAGCTCGCGGAACTGTATGACATGCACCAAGCCGGTGCCGTGGCTTTCACCGATGACGTGTCACCGGCCCGGAACACGCGCCTGATGCTGTTGGCCTTGCAGTACGTAAAGAACTTCGATGGGCGTGTGATGGCCTTCGCGCAGGACGCGCACCTCAGCGCCCAAGGGCAGATGCACGAGGGTGTGATGAGCACGCGCTTAGGCATGCGCGGCATCCCCGCCATGGCCGGGTCCATCCAACTGGCCCGCGACCTGGAACTGTTGGAATACACCGGTTCACGTCTGCATGTGGACGTGGTGAGCACGGCTGAGGAAGTGGAGCTGATCCGCAGAGCGAAGGCGAAGAAGCTGAATGTCACGGCCAGCGTGGCGGCACATCATCTGCTACTCGACGACGGCTGCCTGCGCGGCTTCGACACGAACTACAAAGTGATGCCGCCACTGCGCGATCCCGCCCACATCGAGGCGCTGCGCGAAGGCGTGAAGGACGGCACCATCGACAGCATCGTCAGTGACCACCGGCCGGAGGACACCGAGCACAAGAAGGTGGAATTTGCGCAGGCGGCTTTCGGGATGATCGGCCTGGAAACCGCATACTCCGTGGCCAACACCGCGCTCAAGAGCCGCATGACCGCACGCCGCATTGTGGAGCGTTTCTGCCAAGGGCCGCGCGCCGCACTGGGTCTTTCCGTTCCGCACCTCGTGGAAGGAGAGATGGCAGAGATCACCCTGTTCGCGCCTGAGCATCAATGGATGTTCAGTGACAAGGATATTGTGAGCCGCTCGCGGAACACGCCTTTCATCGGCCATCGCTTCACCGGGAAAGCGCTTGGGGTTGTGGCGAATGGACAGGTGAAGCTGAACACGATTTGA
- a CDS encoding COX15/CtaA family protein, with the protein MLNESARRLRPVVIWLWVGCAMIACMVAIGGVTRLTGSGLSITEWKPIMGALPPMNDTEWHVAFEKYKLIPEYTLINQHMTLSDFKGIFFWEFLHRNWGRLMGLVFFVPFVIFWRKGLLKGWLMKRGWSILIGGGLVGALGWFMVASGLQDNPDVSHYRLAIHLCAAFTIYSLVLWTIFDIHRGRRGYVSDGTSAGKWSRWLLAIVALQIIYGAFTAGLDAGRIYNTWPLMNGEFMPENVTAFGSLWKDFTDHKDGVQFIHRNFAWVVMIAITWFGYANRKNTALKGGDRWLYGVMLVQFTLGVLTLVTQVWLPLGVMHQLGALLLLTALLNVLHHTGLAAPVEGVREAADVRPDALGHGS; encoded by the coding sequence ATGTTGAACGAAAGCGCGCGGCGTTTGCGGCCAGTTGTGATCTGGTTGTGGGTCGGTTGTGCGATGATCGCCTGTATGGTGGCCATCGGCGGTGTCACCCGGCTCACCGGCAGCGGGTTGAGCATCACGGAGTGGAAGCCGATCATGGGGGCTTTGCCGCCGATGAACGATACGGAATGGCACGTGGCTTTTGAGAAGTACAAGCTGATCCCGGAGTACACCTTGATCAACCAGCACATGACGCTGAGTGATTTCAAGGGGATCTTCTTCTGGGAATTCCTGCATCGCAACTGGGGCCGCTTGATGGGCCTCGTGTTCTTCGTGCCCTTCGTCATTTTCTGGCGGAAGGGCCTGCTGAAGGGCTGGCTGATGAAGCGCGGCTGGAGCATCCTCATCGGCGGCGGGCTGGTGGGTGCGTTGGGCTGGTTCATGGTGGCCAGCGGCTTGCAGGACAACCCGGACGTGAGCCACTACCGTCTGGCGATCCACCTCTGTGCCGCGTTCACCATATACAGCCTCGTGCTCTGGACCATCTTCGACATCCACCGTGGTCGGCGCGGTTACGTCAGCGACGGCACTTCCGCAGGAAAGTGGTCGCGCTGGCTGTTGGCGATCGTCGCACTGCAGATCATCTACGGTGCTTTCACTGCGGGCCTCGATGCGGGCCGGATCTATAACACCTGGCCCTTGATGAACGGCGAGTTCATGCCGGAGAACGTCACCGCGTTCGGCAGCCTTTGGAAGGACTTCACCGATCACAAGGACGGCGTCCAGTTCATCCACCGCAACTTCGCCTGGGTGGTGATGATCGCGATCACCTGGTTCGGCTATGCCAACCGGAAGAACACCGCGCTGAAGGGAGGTGATCGCTGGCTCTACGGTGTGATGCTGGTGCAGTTCACCTTGGGGGTGCTCACGCTGGTGACGCAGGTGTGGCTGCCCTTGGGCGTCATGCACCAATTGGGCGCGCTGCTGCTACTTACCGCTTTGCTGAACGTCCTTCACCACACCGGCTTGGCCGCCCCAGTGGAGGGTGTGCGCGAAGCGGCGGATGTCCGCCCGGATGCGCTCGGTCACGGGAGCTAG